A single window of Mugil cephalus isolate CIBA_MC_2020 chromosome 1, CIBA_Mcephalus_1.1, whole genome shotgun sequence DNA harbors:
- the LOC124998793 gene encoding mucin-5AC-like, with amino-acid sequence MTTALTTTTTTEPTTTTSTSSTTTTTTASTTTTTTAPTTTTTTTTTEAPPPVVAIQAVLVVPFVQQLTDRNSQEFKTLEATVVAVYDVIYRNRYGSLFIRTFVIAFRPAGGRTRMDNTDAEVGVEFNRTTPAAAIPPATDVVQTLIVAVTNSSSALNLTIQADSVQQVQTTAAPTTTANTTAANATTNATTTAAPTTAANTTAANATTNATTTAAPTQPQSSTTPVTSIVTTSTTSTTTVEAVTTRRLTFRSPRETFTNDLLNPSSQAFISRANLLKSNLEPFYQRAFSSFRFLTVISFSNGSIINNMDLTFRSTSIPNNTQIATVLVEASSNITAFNIDTSSISVDGAGITVTTTTAPTSTTIANGTTNATTTTAPTTTTTTTASTTTAATTEAPPPVVAIQATLVEVFVPELSNRSSPQFRALETRVVTVCDIIYLARYGRIFRRTFIIAFRRALGQTRMENTVAEVGIEFNRNTTPAEIPPASDVVQTLVNAVNNPNITLNITIQANTIQVLDTNAITNATTTAAPTTSTTTAEAVTIRRLTFRSPRETFTNDLLNPSSQAFINRANLLKSNLEPFYQRAFSSFRFLTVVSFSNGSIINNMDLTFRSTSVPNNTQIATVLIDASSNITAFTIDTNSIFVDGAVASSGVSHMISSITASCLVLLSWLLSCQ; translated from the exons atgACCACTGCActaactacaaccacaaccacagaaccaactacaaccacgtCCACATcatcaactacaaccacaaccacagcatcaactacaacaacaaccactgcaccaacgacaacaacaacaactactacaactgAAGCCCCCCCTCCAGTTGTTGCTATTCAAGCAGTCTTGGTAGTACCGTTTGTACAACAACTTACTGATAGAAATAGCCAAGAATTTAAGACACTGGAAGCAACAGTTGTAGCAGTG TATGACGTCATCTACAGGAATCGATATGGGTCACTTTTCATCCGCACTTTTGTCATAGCGTTCAG gcCAGCTGGAGGCCGTACACGAATGGACAATACTGATGCAGAAGTGGGTGTTGAGTTCAACAGAACTACACCGGCTGCAGCAATCCCACCAGCTACTGATGTTGTGCAAACCTTAATAGTGGCTGTGACCAATTCTAGCAGTGCCCTCAACCTCACCATTCAAGCCGACTCTGTCCAGCAAGTTC aaacaacTGCAGCCCCCACTACTACAGCTAATACCACTGCTGCAAATGCAACTACCAATGCCACAACAACTGCAGCCCCCACTACTGCAGCTAATACCACTGCTGCAAATGCAACTACCAATGCcacaacaactgcagctccCACGCAGCCACAGTCCTCTACAACCCCAGTTACAAGTATTGTCACTACATCGACAACCTCTACCACAACTGTTGAGGCAGTTACAACAAGGCGGTTGACTTTCAGATCTCCTAGAGAGACCTTTACAAATGATTTGCTAAATCCCTCATCTCAAGCATTTATCAGTCGGGCTAATCTGCTCAAGTCAAAT ctggaaCCTTTCTACCAAAGAGCATTTTCATCATTCCGCTTCTTGACTGTGATTTCATTCAG CAACGGatcaatcatcaacaacatggACCTCACGTTTAGATCCACATCTATTCCTAACAACACTCAGATTGCCACAGTTTTGGTCGAAGCATCTTCCAACATCACAGCCTTTAACATCGACACAAGCTCTATTTCTGTGGATGGTGCAG gaATTACAGtaacaaccaccactgcaccaactagTACAACTATTGCAAATGGAACCACCAAcgcaacaaccaccactgcaccaactactacaacaaccaccactgcatcAACTACAACAGCTGCTACAACCGAAGCACCACCCCCAGTTGTGGCTATTCAAGCAACCTTGGTAGAAGTGTTTGTCCCAGAACTCAGTAACAGGAGCAGCCCACAATTTAGGGCCCTTGAGACAAGAGTTGTAACAGTG TGTGACATCATCTACTTGGCTCGATATGGTAGAATTTTCCGCCGCACATTCATCATAGCATTTAG ACGAGCTTTGGGCCAAACACGAATGGAGAACACTGTTGCAGAGGTGGGAATCGAATTCAACAGAAATACCACACCTGCAGAAATCCCACCAGCTTCTGATGTTGTACAAACCTTAGTAAATGCAGTGAATAATCCCAACATTACGCTCAACATCACTATTCAAGCCAACACTATCCAAGTACTTG ATACAAATGCAATTACCAATGCcacaacaactgcagctccCACAACATCCACCACAACTGCTGAGGCAGTTACAATAAGGCGGTTGACTTTCAGATCTCCTAGAGAGACCTTTACAAATGATTTGCTGAATCCCTCATCTCAAGCATTTATCAATCGGGCTAATCTGCTCAAGTCAAAT ctggaaCCTTTCTACCAAAGAGCATTTTCGTCATTCCGCTTCTTGACTGTGGTATCATTCAG TAACGGatcaatcatcaacaacatggACCTCACGTTCAGATCCACATCTGTTCCTAACAACACTCAGATAGCCACAGTTTTGATCGATGCATCTTCCAACATCACAGCCTTTACCATTGACACCAACTCTATTTTTGTGGATGGTGCAG TAGCGTCAAGTGGAGTGAGCCACATGATCAGTTCCATCACTGCATCCTGTCTGGTGTTGCTGTCATGGCTACTGTCATGCCAGTGA
- the LOC124998806 gene encoding mucin-5AC-like, with product TTTTAPTTTTTAPTTTTRTTTTHQAPTTTTTAPTSTTTTPPTTTTTAPTTTTTAPTTTTTTPPTTPTTAQTTTTTVPTTTTTTAPSTTTSTAPTTTTTAPTTTSTAPTTTTTAPTTTTTSPTTTTTAPTTTTTAPTTTITAPTTTTTAPTTTTTTAPTTTTTTAPTTTTTAPTTTAPTTTTTAPTTTTSTAPTTTTTAPTTTTTTAPTTTTVEPTTTTTAPSTTTTAPTTTTTAPTTTTTAPITMTTAPVITTPPTTITTNAQTTTTMNVALATRVLTFRSVGETFTEDLADSSSQGFRNRASLIKQQLEPFFRNQFSSSFNSLDVVSFRNGSIINIMDVRFAQASVPNNTGIQNVLINASQTVTSFNIESSSITVADTCKYCLELNQDVKTLSPFS from the exons acaacgaccacagcaccaactacaacaacgacagcaccgaCTACAACAACACGCACGActacaacac accaggcaccaactacgacaaccacagcacctactTCAACAACGACcacaccaccaactacaacaacaacagcaccaactacaacaacgacagcacctactacaacaacgaccacaccaccaactacaccaaccacagcacaaactacaacaaccacagtaccaacaacaacaacgaccacagcaccaagtACAACAACGTCCAcagcaccaaccacaacaaccaccgcaccaactacaacatccacggcaccaacaacaacgaccacggccccaactacaacaactacatcaccaactacaacaaccacagcaccaactacaacaaccacggcaccgaCTACAACAatcacagcaccaactacaacaaccacggcaccaactacaacaacgaccacagcaccaactacaacaacgaccacagcaccaactacaacaaccactgcaccaacaacaacagcaccaaccacaacaaccacagcaccaacaacaacaacgagcacagctccaactacaacaaccacggcaccaaccacaacaacaacaacagcaccaactacaacaaccgtagaaccaacaacaacgaccacagcaccaagtacaacaaccacggcaccaacaacaacaaccacagcaccaactacaacaaccacagcaccaattACAATGACTACTGCACCAGTTATAACCACACCACCAACTACAATCACAACCaatgcacaaacaacaactacTATGAATGTTGCCCTTGCAACGAGAGTTTTGACTTTCAGATCAGTTGGTGAGACATTTACAGAGGATTTGGCTGATTCATCATCACAAGGTTTTAGAAATCGTGCATCTTTGATAAAGCAACAG cttgAACCCTTTTTCCGaaatcagttttcttcttctttcaactCCTTGGATGTTGTGTCTTTCAG GAATGGATCAATCATCAATATCATGGACGTAAGATTTGCACAAGCATCTGTTCCTAACAACACTGGCATTCAGAATGTTTTGATCAATGCATCTCAGACCGTTACCAGCTTTAACATTGAAAGCAGCTCCATCACCGTTGCCGACACATGTAAGTATTGTTTAGAGTTGAATCAAGATGTTAAAACACTCTCACCTTTTTCTTAA